A segment of the Zingiber officinale cultivar Zhangliang chromosome 8B, Zo_v1.1, whole genome shotgun sequence genome:
gcactgaaatcccttttcctctgcttcactggccgagcgtccggtcggacatgcaattcatgctgcgccaggctcgacgaaattccgggcaactcatgtgtcgaccagacgaagacatcatgatttcgttggaggcattggatcagttcctccttctgctcctcctccagatcagaggcgataaaagtcgtggcctccgatcgggtcggatggatctgaacctcctccttttcatcataagttaaagcaggaggtttctcggtaatggcatttacctcgattcgaggcgccttccgagcagaggtggattctgctcggaccatctcgatatagcatcgccgagctgctaactgatccccccgtacttctcccactttgtcttcgacggggaacttcatcttctggtggaaggttgagacgatggCTCGGAATTCGctaagcgccggtcgtcccaaaatgacgttgtaggatgaaggagagtcgaccaccacgaagtttattgtcctggtccttctgagcggctcctctcccagcgaagtagccagccggatctgtccaacCGGCTGGacctcgttgcccgtaaacccatagagcggggtggtcatgggcagcagctcggctcgatcaatttgcagctgatcgaacgccttcttgaatatgatgttgaccgagctccctgtgtcaacaaatatgcgatgaatagtgtaatttgctattaccgctttaatgagcagagcgtcgtcgtggggcacttcaactccctctaagtctccgggcccgaaagtgatttctggtccacttgcccgttcttggctacagccgactgcgtggatctgcaactgccggacgcccgcctttctggctcggttggagtctcctccggtcggcccaccagcaataacgttgatctcaccttgggaagtattgcttctattttcctcttcccgcgcGGACGGCCGGGACcgctctctggacgctcggcgattctcctgtcttggggatcggtgccgatcgggcgtctggtgatgttgcctctcggtgcgggtccggtcagcttcatgggtcctttgtctcctgtcgatgggaggagaccgtcgttcggctttcctgggaacgggattagccacgaagggaagacttcgacaatccctcgtgttgtgcgtatccgtctggtggaaggagcagaacataggggtccacctcttctttggtttgggccgagcggcagccacttcttgtacgtgcgatctggcgtggggggatcggattgcttcggccctcggtcctcgtggtggctgctgagcggcatgctgtttccgctcggcctgaacaggtgcccgctcggttggagtttcctttttccgagcggcttgcgcttcttccacatttatgtattcgttggcccgatgcagcatgtgatcataatctcggggcggctttcggataagcgaccggaagaagtccccatctacaaggccttgcgtgaaggcattcatcatcgtctccgatgtggctgttgggatatccatcgctacttggttgaaccgctgaatgtaagctcgaagcgattctctcggctcttgtttgatggcgaacaagctgacacttgtcttctgataacgccgactgctagcgaagtggtggaggaaggccgttcggaagtccttaaagctagcgatggatccgtccggcagcctccgaaaccaccgttgagccgatcccgagagagttgtaaggaaaacgtggcactttactccatctgtatattgatggagtgtagctgtgttatcaaacttacccagatgatcatccgggtccgttgttccgttgtactcgccgatcgtcggaggcacgtagtgcttgggtagagggtctcgtagaatagcctccgagaattggcgattgatccgctcgggagatgagtccgcccggggagctttcccttttctgtcatcccgccttggcatttcgtctgaagaagagcctctatctctccgagctggcgcggcttcaggggtgcgaaataaggcccggtggaatgcgacggtggctggaggtgcttccgctcggccgcccgacgcagatgttgcttgttgctccggccgttcggccgctgttccacaagtttggcggcccttatctcgactagAGCTTcaagttcttccgtcgaaagcgccaccgtgtgttgtcgtccagcctcgtccatcgttcttgttcggatgcaggtgcgttcccacagacggcgccaatttgatcctgtccgaaccaggagtcaacggacactgggcacgtggcgctccctgctggatcctcgagcgcttcggcgaacctgcagcaaaaccgagccgggaggggtgtcccggcgacggcccttcgacgctcaagtcaggcgaggaataacgaataagtggcctcaagatgaagatttttttcccatacctccggtgaagaaatggaggccttatatagacctctcgaagaagcctgggcgcgccagtcgaagcaaccacctgcctttgaccatgcccaggtatgggtctgtcagaagggccatgcccaaatatggatctgtcaggcagacgtccatgagaccatactgctactgtatcaacctttccatgatgtgacggcaagatcctccatcgtgcgatcttgtgtacggcctaatcatccttctgttgatatcccatatcccgagctgagcgcataggccgctcggccacctttgtaccctcgcccctatcctggccgaatggaccacccgatcggcccttcggtccccgccgagcggacttccgctcggcccttcggtcttcctgccttggcgtcggaaacccaagcccatggatgggttatctctagctccgctcggaccattacccgcttggccagccctccatccgtccttaggttgggacccttcagaaggtgggccccgtattcttaccgccggatcagataGTGTTAGGATCAATGATTTAGGATTTGGGCACATGATAATATCTATCATAAGACATTTTTTTTCATCTATAACTATTGCCCAATTGATTAGAATGTGACTTATTATAATAGGAcaagaaattaattttcaacagaACTAGTAAATTTGACGGGCCAgttataaattaatttcatattttttttttttcgtaTAATTTAATTGGGTAATCATCTTTTgctaaaatatattttcaaataaaaagttaaaaagaaagtcaattcaatttaatttatgtttaaattaCAAAACAAATGAAAATCATAGGTGAACTTCATatttaaaataatagaaaataatacCAAAGTCAACATTATCAATGAGACATCACTTGCAATTTGAGGATAATGAAGGATGGCAGTAGGTTTATATTTAATAACTATTGAGTAACTGGGGCCCAGCTACGATCCGGGTCGTGTTGGACTCGGGTCCAATCGAGCCGGACCAAACTCGCCACGGATGGAATTGAGCCCGAGTCCGAACCATGCCTCTAATCGGATCCGTCTGATCACGATGTTCCATCAACATCAGCCGTCGCTTCCTCGCTGGGGCCCTTTCTGCTTCTCCGAACGGCGTTGGTCGCAGTGCTCCCTCACCGGGCCCACACATCCGACGGCCTCTTTCTACGTGCCCGAGCGGCGCGTTTTCCGTTGACGGACAGCGTACCTCGTGTCACGACCAAAGCCCAATCATAAATCCGCAAGTGTGCTGCCAAGGCTGCTGGCTGACTGGAACGCGCAGCGGATCCGTTAGCACCCGGGGGAGGTGGGGCTAACTCCTACTCGAATGGACAGCAATCGGCCTCCGATCACGATCGCGCAGGACCACCGGGACGAAATGACATCCATGCCCCTGCCCGTTTCGGCGGAAATAACCCCACTCTCTAATTTTCGTAGCTACTGATAAAAAAGTGGGTCCCACCGCTTTCCCAGATGATAAGCGAACAGCCCAGCGGTTAGCGTGAGAAACGACGGGGCGGGCAGAGCCTTTCGAGGGTCTTTTGGTCATTAATCCAAAAATGGTGCTtggtgttttgtttttgttttttttttgcggGTTCCCATCTTTACTAAATTACGGCTCaatttcgatttattattattattattattatataaaatgTGTAAAAAAGCGCAGCAGTTGCAGACCATCATGGCAGAAGCTAATTTGTAGATCCATAAATATTTGTTATTTGTAGAAAGGTGAGAGgagagtaataataataataataataataataataatttataagaaaATAGAGGGGCGGCACTTTATTACTTTTTTATGTTGCACGCATCCATGGACGAAGAGGGAAACAAAGCAAGAAGAGAGCAGGAGAAAGAAATcgatgaagagagagagagagacggctgaagggagagggagagggagagggagagagttcCGTTGACGCCATGAAATGGAGATAGTAGATTTTATTAAAGTGTAGAAAATCTTCTGTTTCGGCTCTCTGATTAACTTCTTTTCTGTTGAGTTGAGACGAGGGAGAATAATAGATCTGGTTTCTTGTATGAAGTGGTCTTAGATGAGGGGTTTTCCCTTCCATGGCCATGGGAAAGGGGGCTCAGAAGCAGTGGAGAGAGAATTAGAGGGAAATAAGGCATTTTTCTGGGTGAATAAGAGGCGAAAGTTTGGGATCCAAGAGGGTGCGGAGCCAAGATCAGTGCTTGATCATAGAAGCCCTAGCCCTCCTGCTTCCACAGTCACACTGTCTTCTTCCCTGGGCGGCTCCGGCTCATCTGACACCGCCGGAGTGGCGGCGGTCTTCGACAGTACCGCTAACAAATCGGTCCTCTCCGACACCGCCGCCGAAGTGGGCGGCGGTGCGAGCTGGAAGGAAGAATGGGCGGCCGAGCTGCAGCCCATACCTGCCGGCCTCGACGCGGCCTTCGATGCGGGTGGTGCAAAATGCGGCCTTGGAGTCGACGACTGGGAGACGATGCTGTCCGAGAATTCTGCAGTCTCCCCCGTCCGTGAGCAGACGTTTCTCGGGTGGATCATGGGCGACGTCGATGATCCTGTTTCAGCCCGTTTTAGGCAACATCAGCTCCTCCCTCTGTGCCCGCCGGATTTCGATGGAAACAATGGTGGCTTGGGTTTGGGGGTTCTCGACCCGGGCAATGGTAGGATTGAAGACAAGGCGCCAATCTCAGTCTCCGTGGGCACTTCTGTAGTCCCCAACACTGTTGGTGGTGGCTTCCCGTTCATGAGCAGTAATAGCTGTGTATCCCCGCCCTCTACCGGCTCTGTCATCAAGGGAACCACCATGATTCACCAACCCGCTAGTCATCTAATGTCGCAGTCTCTGGCTCCGCCAGGAAACTTCACGCCGTCGCTCTCTTTGCCACCGGGCATTTACCTCCCCGACACCGTGGATGAGAAACTGCAGTTATTTGGCACAGGCCTTCTCTTAAACCAGCCACCAGCCACCTCGAGTTTGCCCTTCTTTCTCAGCGCAGGGCAGGTGGAGCATTCGCTGCCGCAACTCATCCTCCCTACGCAACCAAAGCGCTTACCGATGGAGGACGAATATATCACGAAACTCCCTTTTCTTGAATCTGGCGGCAGCTCGGACCTCTTTCCTCGCCGGTCATCATACCAGCAACCACTGCAAAATCCGGGATTTCCGATGCCTCAGCTCCAGCCAAGGTCAGTGAAGTACAAGTTGCCAGTTTTCTGCGATGATGCTGCGACGCCTGCAGCTGCGCAGCAGCAGCAGCTGCAACAGGCATTGGTTAACCTGCTTATCGAAGCTGCTAAGATGGTCGAGGCTAAGAACTTCGTTGGTGCGCACGGGATATTGGCGCGGCTCAATCACCAGCTCCCCTCCCCATTGGGGAAGCCCCTTATCCGTTCTGCCTTTTACTTCAAGGAAGCACTGCAACGTATACTCTGTAACGGGCCTAATCCTATTTTCTCCTCCAATTCACCCTCCCATCATCAGCAGAGCCTATTCTCCTTGTCGACACAATTTGACGTTGTGCACAAGCTCTGTGCATACAAGACATTCTCTGAAGTCTCTCCAATCATCCAATTCTCCAACTTCACTTGCATTCAAGCCCTTCTTGAAGAACTCAGTAGCTCTGACCGAATCCATATTGTGGACTTCGACATTGGAGTTGGTGGACAATGGTCTTCTTTCATGCAGGAGCTAGCACAGCGACGCTGCTCTTCCTCAAATCCTGTGGTAATGCTAAAAATATCAGTGCTTGTGTCTGATTACTCCCAGAACAATCTGGAGCTTCAGCTCGTTCGTGATAGCCTCTCCCATTTTGCGAATGACCTTAACATTCCATTTGAATTTTACTTCCATAGCCTTGAATCATTTGATGCCTTGGAGCTACATGCCATTGAAGGCGAAGCTATTGCAGTAAACCTTCCTATAGGAAGCTATGGGAAACTTTCCTTCCCGTCTATTCTCtaccttgtcaagcagctctctCCTAAGATTGTCATCGCAGTTGACCAAGGTTGTGATCGGAGTGACTTGCCATTCTTGCAGCATTTTCTCCACGCTTTTCAGTCCTCTATGGTTCTTATGGATTCCATTGATGCATCTGGAACTAACCAAGATATGACAACCAAGATGGAGAAGTTCCTGCTTCAGCCAAGGATAGAGAGTTCAGTTCTTGGACGATACCATACTTCTGATAAGATACTTCCCTGGAGGACACTCTTTACCACCTCAGGTTTTATCCCTATTCAACTCAGCAATTTCTTGGAGACGCAGGCTGACTGCCTTTTAAAGAGAGTGCAGGTAAGAGGGTTTCATGTGGAGAAGCGTCAGGCGACACTTTACCTCTACTGGCAGCGCAGGGAGCTCGTCTCAGTATCAGCTTGGAGGTGCTGAAGATAGAACTACCTGGTTCCTGGCATGCTATCCTTGTGTTTGATTCTTGAATATCTGTAGCAAGAGTTGGCAATTTAGGTAATTCCATCTCAGTTTTAGATATTGTCATAACTTAATCCTCTATAATGGTAACAACTTTTATTGTCTTGCTAGTCATATCAACTTATTTATGTCCATTAAATCTTAGTGGTTTTGCTTCAAGCTAAATGATATTGACAACTTGACACTGCTGGTGCTTTATGTTTTTATTTCAACAATGTGAatggatatttttatgatttcgGCCTGACTGTTATAGTCCATTATTTTTCTTGTGTTAACATGATTACATTTGCACCAGCTTCTAAGTCATATACTGTATGCCTTTATTTACTGCATAAGATCCTTTAGATTGAGTTTGTTGTGTGTTTGGAAGGTAACTCATGATCATAATTATCTGCTCATGAATATAGAAGAAGCTTAGTCTTAGGGAATGTTACTACTATGGTGGTGAAAGAGATCATCTATATGTTAATAGGGAGGAAGATAGCATTTAATCAAGCAAACCTTCATGCAAGACAATCAAACTAATAGAGCTATCATGATTCAGGCCAGTTCATGATTTGACAAATTACTTGTTAAGTCCTGCTATCTTATATCCTTTTAGTTGCAATTTGTGTTGGAGAAATACAAGGTATTTATATAGTTAGGTTAGCATTAAATTCATACACCTCAATAAAATTATTCAAGTTTGGCCTCTTCGGTTCCTTGTAATTAATGGATACTGCAAAGTATGAAAAAATATAACTTGTTTTAATGTATGATTATTTTTCCATTAACCTGAGCCTTTGTTGCCAAGTTGCTGTTGGAACTTCAAAGCAAGGTTAGTCAGAAAATATGGCTGGAGTTTATCTGGCATGAATTTAATTGCTCTAGTTATAAAGGTCACACTGCTTCAAAAACAACTGCGCAAACATTTTAGTGGGATATAGTATCAAACAACCTAGTTTGATCGACATTTGAAGTTCTGACTTGTTTCATGAGGGTTATAAATTCTTAGGAAAGCTATATCAATACTACACTTGAGGTCTTGGCAGTTTACCTAGGTACGTTTAGTTGGAGGTTATGTTTGATAACCTTAGTTATCCATCCAAGATTATCAACaaaaatcctatttggtttagataATCAGCGATCCCCAGGAATGAACGATGCCTACCATATCACTAAAACGTCAGCTAAAGGGGGAATTTGATTACCTTGGAAAGCCTAGGATTTTTCTTCATTCCGGTTAACAACAACATTTTTCCAAAATTACCCTCCTAGTTCTGCGCATGAAGGAGGGCAGGCGGCCGTTAGGCTTGGAAGGAGTGGAGGCAGGGAGGGGCGCACGAAGGGATGACTCTGCACCGGCGGTGGCTTGGTGGGATGAGACGGCGGGTGCCAGCGATCACTTCTGAACAACGTCCTACTATGAAGAGGACATGATGATGAGCAGTGACATGGAGACAGCGTTTGCGGAGGAGGCAGTGCCGACGCCTTGTGGAGGAGGCGGGATTGGCAGCTTGGGAAGGAGGTGGCACCGGTGATCGCGTGGGTGGGAGCAGCGAATCGGCAAAAAGGCAAAGACAAAGAAGATGGAAagctttaattatattttaaaaatacataatttattttaaattttaaaaattataaattaattatatttatttattatatatatattattaattaatattattaattgatttattcttaaaaaataatcaaatatcaAATTGAAACAAGGGGTAATATAGTAAATGTTAAATTGGGTTATATCATTATATAAGTTGAATCAAACAACATTCAGTTATGTTGCATTTTTTATAAtcaagattatacatgataacttgaatcaaacgcgctttaaaaatattttatctgaTCATCGAGCTAGGTCTTCTTGGATGGATATGTAGCAGAACTTATGTGCATCTAGAATGTGAATTCACTTGGAAGTGTTGGCTATTTTCCCCGTCTTAACGCTGACTGACATCATAAATATATTGTGTTAGATGACTGTTGAGATGACGTGATGTTTGGCTCCCTGCGCTCCATAAAATAGGGGATTAAGTTGAGTAGAGTAATCAGCAGCAGTCTTAAGTCCCATCACTTGTTACATGTTTGTTTAATTCTAGATGATGAACAAATATGCAATAGTTTTGTAGTGAAACCAAATACTTATTGTTAAAGTAGATTTCTTTTATTGAATCTGGAATCTAATGGCTACAAAATGGGATTCTCGGAAGATGCATCAATATACTTGCTTCACTCGTCACAATCTGTAACAGATGCAAAGCCAAGTTACTCGGTTCTAATTAAACTAATTGTATGCTCAATATTAGTTTTGAGTTTGTAAAATAATGAGGTTAGGATAATTGGATTATCTATTGCCTTGGACAAATGCCCTATAAATATAAGAATGATATTCAAGAAATATAGAAATTCCTAGGTGTTAATACATTATGAT
Coding sequences within it:
- the LOC122015157 gene encoding scarecrow-like protein 15, with translation MRGFPFHGHGKGGSEAVERELEGNKAFFWVNKRRKFGIQEGAEPRSVLDHRSPSPPASTVTLSSSLGGSGSSDTAGVAAVFDSTANKSVLSDTAAEVGGGASWKEEWAAELQPIPAGLDAAFDAGGAKCGLGVDDWETMLSENSAVSPVREQTFLGWIMGDVDDPVSARFRQHQLLPLCPPDFDGNNGGLGLGVLDPGNGRIEDKAPISVSVGTSVVPNTVGGGFPFMSSNSCVSPPSTGSVIKGTTMIHQPASHLMSQSLAPPGNFTPSLSLPPGIYLPDTVDEKLQLFGTGLLLNQPPATSSLPFFLSAGQVEHSLPQLILPTQPKRLPMEDEYITKLPFLESGGSSDLFPRRSSYQQPLQNPGFPMPQLQPRSVKYKLPVFCDDAATPAAAQQQQLQQALVNLLIEAAKMVEAKNFVGAHGILARLNHQLPSPLGKPLIRSAFYFKEALQRILCNGPNPIFSSNSPSHHQQSLFSLSTQFDVVHKLCAYKTFSEVSPIIQFSNFTCIQALLEELSSSDRIHIVDFDIGVGGQWSSFMQELAQRRCSSSNPVVMLKISVLVSDYSQNNLELQLVRDSLSHFANDLNIPFEFYFHSLESFDALELHAIEGEAIAVNLPIGSYGKLSFPSILYLVKQLSPKIVIAVDQGCDRSDLPFLQHFLHAFQSSMVLMDSIDASGTNQDMTTKMEKFLLQPRIESSVLGRYHTSDKILPWRTLFTTSGFIPIQLSNFLETQADCLLKRVQVRGFHVEKRQATLYLYWQRRELVSVSAWRC